From Streptomyces fungicidicus, one genomic window encodes:
- the whiG gene encoding RNA polymerase sigma factor WhiG has product MPQHTSGSDRAAIPPAARDGGSVRPPAPSTLDELWRSYKATGDERLREQLILHYSPLVKYVAGRVSVGLPPNVDQGDFVSSGVFGLIDAIEKFDVDREIKFETYAITRIRGAMIDELRALDWIPRSVRQKARNVERAYATLEARLRRTPSESEVAGELGIAVDELHAVFSQLSLANVVALEELLHVGGESGDRLSLMDTLEDTAADDPVEVAEDRELRRFLARAINTLPEREKTVVTLYYYEGLTLAEIGNVLGVTESRVSQIHTKSVLQLRAKLAGFGR; this is encoded by the coding sequence ATGCCCCAGCACACCTCCGGGTCCGACCGGGCGGCCATCCCCCCAGCCGCCCGCGACGGTGGCAGCGTGCGGCCGCCCGCTCCCTCGACGCTCGACGAGCTGTGGCGGTCGTACAAGGCGACGGGGGACGAAAGGCTGCGGGAACAGCTGATCCTGCACTACTCGCCCCTGGTGAAGTACGTCGCCGGCCGGGTCAGTGTGGGGCTGCCGCCCAACGTCGACCAGGGGGACTTCGTCTCCTCCGGTGTCTTCGGGCTGATCGACGCGATCGAGAAGTTCGACGTCGACCGCGAGATCAAGTTCGAGACCTATGCGATCACCCGCATCCGGGGCGCGATGATCGACGAGCTGCGGGCGCTGGACTGGATCCCGCGCTCCGTGCGGCAGAAGGCGCGGAACGTGGAGCGCGCCTACGCCACGCTCGAGGCGCGGCTGCGGCGCACACCGTCGGAGAGCGAGGTCGCCGGCGAGCTGGGGATCGCCGTGGACGAGCTGCACGCGGTTTTCAGCCAGTTGTCCCTCGCGAACGTCGTCGCCCTGGAGGAACTGCTGCACGTCGGGGGTGAGAGCGGCGACCGGCTCAGCCTGATGGACACGCTGGAGGACACCGCCGCCGACGACCCCGTGGAGGTGGCCGAGGACCGGGAGCTGCGCAGGTTCCTGGCACGGGCCATCAACACCCTCCCGGAGCGCGAGAAGACCGTGGTCACGCTGTACTACTACGAGGGGCTCACCCTCGCCGAGATCGGCAACGTACTGGGCGTGACGGAGAGCAGGGTCAGCCAGATCCACACCAAGTCGGTGCTCCAGCTGCGCGCGAAGCTGGCCGGTTTCGGCCGCTGA
- a CDS encoding TetR/AcrR family transcriptional regulator, producing the protein MAEHRSMQRAALLDAARSLLSEGGTEALTFPALAERTGLARSSVYEYFRSRAAVVEELCEVDFPVWAAEVEVAMAAAREPEGKIEAYVRKQLELVGDRRHRAVVAISASELDAGAREKIRAAHGGLVAMIVEALADLGHTEPRLAAMLLQGVVDAAVRRIELGAAEHPDAITEAAVSMALRGVRG; encoded by the coding sequence GTGGCCGAGCACCGGTCGATGCAGCGAGCCGCCCTGCTGGACGCGGCACGCTCCCTGCTGTCCGAGGGCGGTACGGAGGCGCTGACCTTCCCGGCCCTCGCCGAGCGCACCGGTCTCGCGCGTTCCTCCGTGTACGAGTACTTCCGCTCGCGGGCCGCCGTCGTCGAGGAGCTGTGCGAGGTCGACTTCCCCGTCTGGGCGGCGGAGGTGGAGGTGGCCATGGCCGCCGCCCGCGAGCCCGAGGGCAAGATCGAGGCGTACGTCCGCAAGCAGCTGGAACTGGTCGGGGACCGCCGGCACCGGGCCGTGGTCGCCATCTCCGCGAGCGAGCTCGACGCCGGCGCACGGGAGAAGATCCGCGCGGCCCACGGCGGACTCGTCGCGATGATCGTCGAGGCCCTTGCCGACCTGGGCCACACCGAGCCCCGCCTCGCGGCGATGCTGCTCCAGGGAGTGGTCGACGCGGCCGTACGCCGTATCGAGCTCGGTGCGGCGGAACACCCCGACGCCATCACGGAAGCGGCCGTCTCGATGGCCCTCCGAGGCGTACGGGGTTGA